One stretch of Fictibacillus sp. b24 DNA includes these proteins:
- a CDS encoding trimeric intracellular cation channel family protein — translation MTWDLLNIIGTIAFAISGALVAMEEDYDILGVFILGLVTAFGGGVLRNVLIGLPVDTIWEQGLLLKSALASMGIVFFMPETFIQYSKRSLHFFDAIGLSAFAIQGAIAATSMNHPISAVIVAAILTGIGGGMIRDVLAGRKPVVLREEIYAVWALLGGLIVGLNIVNSTVEYMILFICLVAFRMLSLKLRWRLPHRAL, via the coding sequence TTGACTTGGGATTTATTAAATATCATTGGGACGATAGCTTTTGCGATTTCAGGTGCTTTAGTTGCAATGGAAGAGGATTATGACATTCTCGGTGTTTTTATTTTAGGTTTAGTTACAGCATTCGGTGGTGGTGTTTTGAGGAATGTATTAATCGGACTTCCGGTTGACACCATATGGGAACAAGGCCTTTTGTTAAAATCAGCACTTGCTTCAATGGGCATTGTTTTCTTTATGCCAGAAACTTTTATACAATACTCAAAAAGAAGTCTTCATTTTTTTGATGCAATAGGGCTTTCTGCATTCGCCATTCAAGGTGCGATTGCTGCCACAAGCATGAACCATCCAATAAGTGCAGTGATTGTTGCTGCAATATTGACGGGTATCGGCGGAGGCATGATTCGCGACGTGCTGGCAGGACGAAAGCCAGTCGTATTGCGTGAAGAAATTTATGCAGTATGGGCTTTACTTGGCGGGTTGATTGTAGGTTTAAATATTGTAAACAGTACCGTTGAATATATGATTCTGTTCATTTGCTTAGTTGCTTTTAGAATGCTATCTCTTAAGTTAAGATGGAGACTTCCTCATAGAGCTCTATAA
- a CDS encoding PHP domain-containing protein, with the protein MKQSDLHTHSTASDGTFSPAENIKRALEKDLGAIAITDHDTVSGIEEAMLEASKHPNFECIPGIEISTLYKGQDIHVLGYYIDYKDEEFLSVLTSLTSVRDKRNEMILQKLNKLGININKSELEAKRHGDGNVGRGHIAEILMEKGIVHSLPEAFDKYLGKGKAAYATPERISPIDAIQIIKKAKGVPVLAHPGIYGADELIPLLSENGLIGIECCHPDHSSHQVNHYKKLAEEYSLIKTAGSDFHGFRNGEVFHGDLGSCSVPLSTIEKLKSFCK; encoded by the coding sequence ATGAAACAAAGCGATCTGCATACCCATTCCACTGCATCAGATGGTACTTTTAGTCCAGCAGAAAACATTAAAAGAGCCCTTGAAAAAGACCTTGGAGCCATTGCAATTACTGATCACGACACGGTAAGCGGTATAGAAGAAGCGATGCTTGAAGCAAGTAAACATCCAAATTTCGAATGTATTCCTGGTATCGAAATCAGTACATTGTATAAAGGACAAGATATTCATGTCCTAGGATATTATATCGATTATAAAGATGAAGAATTTCTTTCTGTTTTAACAAGCCTTACTTCTGTAAGAGACAAAAGAAATGAAATGATTCTTCAAAAACTAAATAAACTTGGAATCAATATTAACAAATCAGAATTAGAAGCAAAAAGGCACGGGGATGGAAATGTTGGAAGAGGACATATTGCGGAGATTCTAATGGAGAAGGGGATTGTTCACTCTCTTCCAGAAGCCTTCGACAAATATTTAGGAAAAGGTAAAGCAGCATATGCTACACCTGAGCGCATTTCACCAATAGATGCGATACAAATCATAAAAAAGGCAAAAGGTGTGCCTGTTTTAGCACATCCGGGCATTTATGGTGCTGACGAACTGATTCCTTTATTAAGTGAGAACGGATTGATTGGGATCGAGTGCTGTCACCCAGATCATTCATCACACCAAGTAAATCATTACAAAAAGTTAGCTGAAGAATATTCGTTAATAAAAACAGCAGGAAGCGATTTTCACGGTTTTCGAAACGGAGAAGTTTTTCATGGAGATCTTGGAAGCTGCAGTGTACCGCTCAGCACTATAGAGAAGTTAAAAAGTTTTTGCAAATAA
- a CDS encoding sulfurtransferase: MSNFVRPEWVDKNLNRDDIVIFDCRFSLTNPSEGFELYKQDHIEGAYYADLNQHLSAPVSTHGGRHPLPSVNILSQFLSRCGVDSEKIVVAYDDQSGAMASRLWWLLKYLGHDNVYVMQGGYTHYKEKGHSITRKMPIEKQSHFKSKIREDMLVMKEDIISVIKNRNKMLIDAREPNRYKGLIEPIDHKAGHIPTAINIPWEKHFQKAGWWKEKKDLQEMYAVHLRSDEKAIVYCGSGVTACVNILAMNEASITNTALYGGSWSDWISYRDNPVEKEQQE, from the coding sequence ATGTCCAATTTTGTAAGACCGGAATGGGTAGACAAAAATCTTAACAGAGATGATATTGTAATCTTTGATTGCCGGTTTTCGTTAACAAATCCTTCAGAAGGATTTGAGCTGTATAAACAGGATCATATCGAAGGCGCATATTATGCGGATCTGAACCAACATCTATCAGCACCAGTTTCAACTCATGGCGGTCGTCATCCATTACCTTCCGTAAACATACTATCACAATTTTTAAGCCGTTGTGGGGTTGACTCTGAAAAAATTGTTGTCGCATATGATGACCAATCAGGTGCTATGGCCTCCAGACTTTGGTGGCTATTGAAATACCTAGGACATGACAACGTATATGTTATGCAAGGCGGCTACACACACTATAAAGAAAAAGGTCATAGCATCACAAGAAAAATGCCTATAGAGAAGCAATCACACTTTAAGTCCAAAATTAGGGAAGACATGCTTGTCATGAAGGAGGATATTATATCTGTCATTAAAAACAGAAATAAAATGCTGATAGACGCTCGGGAGCCTAACAGATATAAAGGCTTGATCGAACCGATTGATCATAAAGCAGGCCATATACCAACAGCTATTAATATTCCGTGGGAGAAGCATTTTCAAAAAGCCGGCTGGTGGAAAGAAAAAAAAGATCTGCAGGAAATGTATGCAGTTCATCTTCGTTCTGACGAAAAAGCAATCGTATACTGCGGATCTGGCGTAACAGCTTGTGTGAATATTCTTGCTATGAATGAGGCTAGTATCACAAATACTGCGCTATATGGAGGCAGTTGGAGCGATTGGATAAGTTATCGTGATAACCCAGTTGAAAAAGAGCAGCAAGAATAA
- the zwf gene encoding glucose-6-phosphate dehydrogenase, whose translation MIHSIPNASIVLFGATGDLAHRKLFPALYQLYQKGHMKENFSVVGVSRKEYSHEEFQAEVASAINEHAPNADRDIVKKFSSHFYYLKMDVTSEPSYHELEELLNVLDRDYQTNGNRLYYLAMAPSFFGTIPTFLKSEGITNTEGWQRIVIEKPFGHDLPSATKLNEEIQQSFNEDDIYRIDHYLGKEMVQNIQVIRFGNAIFESIWNNKYIDSVQITSSETLGVEDRAAYYEKSGALLDMVQNHMLQMVMMVAMEPPGELKPEHIRDEKVKVLRSLRFFNEEEVQKNVIRAQYSDGKMNGEKVPGYLQEENVAPESKTETFVAAKLFIDNFRWTGVPFYIRTGKRMAVKSTEIVIQFKQGPMALYHAKTEKYQPNLLRIHVQPDEGVSLTLNAKPKGDTSDLLPIDMTYNNKSTAEMNSPEAYEKLLHDCLLGNSTYFTRWDEVALSWDFIDRITKAWQDGTGSSITQYPSGSMGPIEADELLNRDGHSWWEPTKVREEC comes from the coding sequence ATGATACATAGTATTCCAAACGCGTCCATTGTATTATTTGGAGCGACTGGTGACCTGGCTCACCGAAAACTATTTCCTGCTCTTTATCAATTGTATCAAAAGGGGCATATGAAAGAGAACTTTTCTGTTGTTGGTGTTTCTAGAAAAGAGTATTCACACGAAGAATTTCAAGCTGAAGTGGCTTCAGCTATTAACGAACACGCACCAAATGCAGATCGAGACATCGTGAAAAAATTCTCTTCTCATTTTTATTATTTAAAAATGGATGTAACAAGTGAACCGAGCTATCATGAATTAGAAGAACTATTGAACGTGCTTGATAGAGATTATCAGACGAATGGGAATCGCTTATACTATTTAGCGATGGCTCCAAGTTTCTTTGGAACAATTCCAACTTTCTTAAAATCAGAAGGTATAACAAACACAGAAGGCTGGCAGCGCATCGTAATTGAAAAACCATTCGGTCATGACCTCCCTTCTGCTACGAAGTTAAATGAAGAGATCCAACAAAGTTTTAATGAAGATGATATTTATCGTATTGACCACTATCTCGGTAAAGAGATGGTCCAAAACATTCAAGTGATTCGTTTTGGAAATGCGATTTTCGAATCCATCTGGAACAACAAGTACATCGACTCTGTTCAAATCACATCTAGTGAAACTTTAGGTGTAGAAGATCGAGCAGCTTATTACGAAAAATCAGGTGCACTCCTTGATATGGTTCAAAACCACATGCTTCAAATGGTTATGATGGTTGCCATGGAGCCGCCAGGTGAACTAAAGCCTGAACATATCCGTGATGAAAAAGTTAAAGTGCTTCGTTCGTTGCGTTTCTTTAATGAAGAAGAAGTACAAAAGAATGTGATTCGCGCACAATATTCTGATGGAAAGATGAACGGTGAAAAAGTTCCAGGATACCTGCAAGAAGAAAATGTTGCTCCTGAGTCAAAAACAGAAACATTTGTAGCTGCTAAACTGTTTATCGATAATTTCCGTTGGACAGGCGTACCTTTCTATATTCGTACAGGAAAACGAATGGCTGTAAAGTCTACAGAAATCGTTATTCAATTCAAGCAAGGTCCAATGGCTCTTTATCATGCAAAGACAGAAAAATATCAGCCAAATCTTTTAAGAATTCACGTTCAGCCTGATGAAGGTGTTAGCCTGACTCTTAATGCTAAACCAAAAGGTGACACATCTGATCTGTTGCCGATCGATATGACATATAACAATAAATCAACTGCTGAGATGAACTCTCCAGAAGCATATGAAAAGCTTCTCCATGATTGTCTTCTTGGGAATTCAACCTATTTTACTCGTTGGGATGAAGTAGCTCTTAGCTGGGACTTTATTGACCGCATTACAAAAGCTTGGCAGGATGGTACAGGTTCATCAATTACACAATATCCTTCTGGCAGCATGGGTCCTATTGAAGCAGATGAATTGTTGAATAGAGACGGCCATTCTTGGTGGGAACCTACAAAAGTTAGAGAGGAATGTTAA
- a CDS encoding cyclase family protein yields MKIYDVSLPIYEGMPVYKNKPEKQPEFNTAQNGHVTETRIAMDVHTGTHVDAPLHMVPGGDTIETLAIEKLVRKAKVIDLTSSREFISAEDLAGKDIQKDDFVLFKTKNSWDTEFNFEFIYVNSDAAKVLAEIGIAGVGIDALGVERAQENHPTHKQLFQNNVIIIEGLQLKEVPEGEYLMVAAPLKIRGLDASPARIVLIEQ; encoded by the coding sequence ATGAAGATTTATGATGTTTCTTTACCGATCTATGAAGGTATGCCGGTATATAAAAACAAACCTGAAAAACAGCCTGAGTTTAATACTGCACAAAACGGTCATGTTACAGAAACAAGGATCGCAATGGATGTTCACACTGGTACACATGTAGATGCACCACTGCACATGGTACCTGGCGGTGATACGATCGAAACACTGGCGATCGAAAAACTTGTTCGAAAAGCAAAAGTAATTGATCTTACAAGTTCACGCGAGTTCATATCTGCTGAAGATCTTGCTGGAAAAGATATTCAAAAAGATGACTTTGTTCTCTTTAAAACAAAAAATTCTTGGGACACTGAATTTAACTTTGAATTTATCTATGTGAACAGTGATGCAGCTAAAGTTTTGGCCGAGATTGGTATTGCTGGAGTTGGGATTGATGCACTAGGTGTTGAGCGAGCGCAAGAGAATCATCCTACTCATAAGCAGCTCTTTCAAAACAACGTAATAATTATTGAAGGACTCCAATTAAAAGAAGTACCTGAAGGTGAATACTTGATGGTAGCTGCTCCTCTTAAAATCAGAGGATTGGATGCATCACCTGCAAGAATCGTCTTAATTGAACAGTAA
- a CDS encoding MFS transporter — MEAKKKLDLLALASIPLVMTLGNSMLIPVLPEIGKELNISSFKVSLIITVYSIVAILLIPIAGYLSDRFGRKKVIIPSLFIAGIGGLISGWAAWQADQAFTFILIGRFLQGVGSSGAAPVVLPLVGDMFKDEEEVSSGLGLIETSNTIGKVLSPILGAFLATIIWFLPFWLIPVFCILSIVLVLFLVKVPKKDQEQQPFKEYIKNIKKIFHNEGRWLFAIFIIGGIIMFVLFGILFYLSTILEEKYGVKGIMKGLVIALPLLALSIASFIAGKKIKQNKVVMKWCTFLSMVLLGGSVFLITFTENVYFLLGALFIAGIGIGAALPSLDALITEGIEKEARGSITSIYSSMRFVGVALGPPVYAILMKSSHELVFYTSAGVSIVGAIAAFFAIKPEKEKGGGDEGKKDPQISKKLKPALE; from the coding sequence ATGGAAGCAAAGAAAAAGTTGGACTTACTTGCACTCGCATCCATTCCCCTTGTAATGACACTGGGGAATTCTATGCTTATACCCGTATTGCCTGAAATAGGAAAAGAACTTAATATTAGTTCGTTTAAGGTTTCGCTGATTATTACCGTTTATTCGATTGTTGCCATTCTTTTAATACCGATTGCAGGATATTTGTCCGACCGTTTTGGCCGAAAAAAAGTAATAATACCTAGCCTTTTTATTGCTGGAATCGGTGGATTGATCTCGGGTTGGGCTGCTTGGCAAGCCGATCAAGCGTTTACGTTTATTCTAATTGGCCGTTTCCTACAAGGGGTTGGTTCTTCTGGTGCGGCTCCTGTTGTTTTACCGTTAGTAGGAGATATGTTTAAAGATGAAGAAGAGGTAAGTTCAGGTTTAGGGTTGATTGAGACTTCAAATACGATCGGTAAAGTTTTAAGTCCGATATTGGGTGCGTTTTTAGCAACAATCATCTGGTTTTTACCTTTTTGGCTCATCCCGGTATTCTGTATTCTTTCTATTGTTTTAGTATTATTTTTAGTTAAAGTACCTAAAAAAGATCAAGAACAGCAGCCTTTTAAGGAATACATCAAAAACATAAAGAAAATTTTTCATAATGAAGGCAGATGGCTTTTCGCTATTTTTATAATCGGCGGCATCATTATGTTTGTATTGTTCGGCATTTTATTCTATCTGTCCACGATCTTAGAAGAAAAATATGGTGTAAAAGGGATTATGAAAGGCTTAGTAATCGCTTTGCCTCTACTTGCTTTATCAATTGCTTCATTTATTGCTGGAAAAAAGATCAAGCAGAATAAAGTAGTTATGAAATGGTGTACATTTTTATCTATGGTCCTTTTAGGAGGATCAGTATTTTTAATCACATTTACTGAGAACGTGTATTTTTTATTAGGTGCACTATTCATAGCTGGTATCGGTATAGGTGCTGCTTTGCCAAGTTTGGATGCACTTATCACAGAAGGAATTGAGAAAGAAGCAAGAGGTTCCATCACATCGATCTACAGCTCGATGAGATTTGTTGGTGTAGCATTAGGACCGCCTGTATATGCCATTTTAATGAAATCTTCTCATGAGCTCGTGTTTTACACATCAGCAGGAGTTAGTATCGTTGGAGCGATTGCTGCATTCTTTGCTATAAAACCAGAAAAAGAAAAGGGCGGGGGAGATGAGGGAAAGAAAGATCCTCAAATAAGCAAGAAGTTAAAACCGGCATTAGAATAA
- a CDS encoding aminotransferase A gives MEHLLNDQAKSIQISGIRKFFNEVAQFPNAISLTLGQPDFPTPLHVKEAAIAAIHNNQTVYSHNAGYLELREAASEFVKEKYELTYDPLSEVIVTAGASEAIDITLRTILSNHDDVLLPAPVYPGYEPVITLCGANTIYMDTTQTGFKVTPELIDKHITDKTKAIIIPSPSNPTGVVLEDHELKELAEYLSEKDIFVLSDEIYSELKYNGKHRSIAHFEGMREKTFVINGLSKSHSMTGWRIGLLFGPQNLLQHVLKVHQYNVTCASTISQAAAIEALTNGKDDASEMREAYKERLDFCYSRLNKMGISFEKPNGAFYLFVSVKKFGLSSYEFALKLLQNEEVAVVPGDAFTTLGEGYIRISYAASMEQLKKGMDGIENFINSLT, from the coding sequence GTGGAACATTTACTAAACGATCAAGCTAAATCAATTCAAATATCAGGGATTCGCAAGTTTTTTAATGAAGTTGCTCAGTTTCCGAACGCCATCTCCTTAACATTAGGCCAACCGGACTTTCCTACTCCATTACACGTCAAAGAGGCCGCTATAGCTGCTATACATAACAATCAAACCGTTTATTCTCATAACGCTGGTTATCTTGAACTGAGAGAAGCCGCTTCTGAATTTGTAAAAGAAAAATATGAGCTTACATATGATCCATTAAGTGAAGTTATAGTTACAGCAGGAGCTAGCGAGGCGATTGATATTACATTGCGCACGATTTTAAGTAATCATGATGATGTTCTGCTTCCTGCTCCTGTTTATCCTGGTTATGAACCCGTAATCACTTTATGTGGTGCGAACACTATATATATGGATACAACACAGACTGGATTTAAAGTTACTCCAGAATTGATCGACAAACATATCACTGACAAAACAAAAGCCATTATCATACCTTCCCCATCTAATCCCACAGGGGTTGTACTTGAAGATCATGAATTAAAGGAGCTCGCGGAATATTTGAGCGAGAAAGATATCTTTGTACTATCCGATGAAATCTATAGCGAACTTAAGTACAACGGCAAGCATCGATCGATTGCTCACTTTGAAGGAATGAGGGAAAAAACATTTGTCATAAATGGTCTGTCCAAATCACACAGCATGACAGGCTGGCGAATTGGACTTTTGTTCGGTCCTCAAAACCTGTTGCAGCATGTATTAAAAGTTCATCAATATAATGTCACTTGCGCGTCTACCATTTCTCAGGCAGCTGCTATTGAGGCGTTAACCAATGGTAAAGATGATGCATCAGAAATGCGTGAAGCATACAAAGAACGTTTAGACTTTTGCTACAGCAGGCTTAATAAGATGGGAATTTCCTTTGAAAAACCGAACGGAGCATTTTATCTTTTTGTATCGGTAAAAAAATTCGGATTATCTTCTTATGAATTTGCATTAAAGCTGTTACAAAATGAAGAAGTTGCGGTTGTTCCCGGTGATGCTTTCACTACTCTTGGAGAAGGGTATATTCGAATTTCTTACGCTGCCTCTATGGAGCAGTTAAAAAAAGGTATGGATGGAATCGAAAACTTTATAAATTCTCTTACTTAA
- a CDS encoding UDP-N-acetylmuramoyl-L-alanyl-D-glutamate--2,6-diaminopimelate ligase translates to MKLNGLLSHLHISITTEDDPIITGITSHSKKVKPGYLFFAISGVQADGHQYIQEAFENGAAAIIGEYDEDIGPGHYFYAKDTKRLLSLAASYFYDEPYKKHKMTGITGTNGKTTTSFLLQHILVSHGTSAALFGTVYHYINGNKVKSTHTTPDPVTLQQMLSESNDDAVVMEVSSHGLEQKRIEGITYDQAIFLNLTHDHLDYHGTMESYYLCKAKLFSYLKNKGTAIICSEGHYGKRLTEELNSKNDLQVWTYGKQKTDSFYIEDVGKNSFNLVHETLQVTVPLPLPGEYNALNTTAAIAAALDYGIPIKSSVEHLKSFEGIPGRFEEITLHNGTEVIVDYAHTPDGVSQVLEAASKKAGNRPLYHVFGFRGNRDLTKRSEMISISSEYTTKTILTVDDLNGVDRDQLIQETQEAIPKGSLRPDIIPDRTEAIFFALEEAPENSVVIITGKGPEKYKETYTHPSDSDLKTVELFQSMNKPTLI, encoded by the coding sequence GTGAAGTTAAACGGTTTATTAAGCCACTTGCATATTTCAATTACTACTGAGGATGATCCTATCATCACAGGGATTACCTCTCATTCAAAAAAAGTGAAACCTGGATACTTGTTTTTTGCTATTTCTGGCGTGCAAGCGGATGGCCATCAGTACATACAAGAAGCATTCGAAAATGGTGCAGCAGCCATTATCGGAGAGTATGATGAGGATATCGGACCAGGTCATTATTTTTATGCTAAAGATACGAAGCGATTATTGAGTCTTGCCGCTTCTTACTTTTATGATGAACCATATAAAAAACATAAAATGACAGGTATAACTGGTACGAACGGCAAAACCACTACCTCTTTTTTATTACAGCACATACTTGTTTCACATGGTACTTCTGCCGCTCTTTTCGGTACCGTATATCACTATATCAATGGTAATAAAGTGAAGAGTACACATACGACCCCTGACCCTGTTACTCTGCAGCAGATGTTAAGCGAAAGCAATGATGATGCGGTTGTTATGGAAGTTAGTTCACATGGTCTCGAACAAAAAAGAATTGAAGGAATTACTTATGATCAAGCAATCTTCTTGAACTTAACTCATGACCACCTCGACTATCACGGAACAATGGAATCGTACTATCTCTGTAAAGCTAAATTGTTTTCCTATTTAAAAAATAAAGGAACAGCTATTATATGCAGTGAAGGTCATTATGGGAAACGTCTAACAGAAGAACTGAATTCAAAAAATGATCTTCAAGTTTGGACTTACGGCAAGCAAAAAACTGACTCTTTCTATATTGAAGATGTAGGAAAAAATTCATTTAATTTGGTACATGAAACGCTTCAGGTAACCGTACCTTTACCGTTGCCGGGAGAATATAATGCGTTAAACACAACCGCTGCAATTGCTGCAGCCTTAGATTATGGAATACCTATTAAAAGCTCTGTCGAACATTTAAAAAGTTTTGAAGGAATTCCAGGACGATTTGAAGAAATCACCCTTCATAATGGGACAGAAGTTATTGTTGACTATGCACATACTCCTGATGGTGTATCTCAAGTGCTTGAAGCAGCAAGCAAAAAAGCAGGTAATCGGCCACTATATCATGTGTTTGGATTCAGAGGCAACCGAGATCTAACTAAACGCAGTGAAATGATTAGCATTTCTTCAGAATATACGACGAAAACCATTTTAACTGTGGACGATTTAAACGGTGTGGATCGAGATCAGCTCATTCAAGAAACACAAGAAGCTATTCCAAAAGGTTCCCTCCGGCCTGACATCATCCCTGATCGGACAGAAGCGATTTTCTTTGCTTTAGAAGAAGCTCCTGAGAACTCTGTAGTGATCATTACAGGAAAAGGACCTGAAAAGTATAAAGAAACGTATACACATCCGTCTGATTCTGATCTTAAAACTGTCGAATTGTTTCAATCGATGAATAAACCAACATTGATCTAA